One window of Marmota flaviventris isolate mMarFla1 chromosome 5, mMarFla1.hap1, whole genome shotgun sequence genomic DNA carries:
- the Paip2 gene encoding polyadenylate-binding protein-interacting protein 2, which yields MKDPSRSSTSPSIINEDVIINGHSHEDDNPFAEYMWMENEEEFNRQIEEELWEEEFIERCFQEMLEEEEEHEWFIPARDLPQTMDQIQDQFNDLVISDGSSLEDLVVKSNLNPNAKEFVPGVKY from the exons ATGAAAGATCCAAGTCGCAGCAGTACTAGCCCAAGCATCATCAATGAAGATGTGATTATTAACGGTCATTCTCATGAAGATGACAATCCATTTGCAGAGTATATGTGGatggaaaatgaagaagaattcaACAGACAA ATAGAAGAGGAGTTGTGGGAAGAAGAATTTATTGAGCGCTGTTTCCAGGAAATgctggaagaggaagaggaacacGAGTGGTTTATTCCAGCTCGAGATCTCCCACAAACAATGGACCAAATCCAAGACCAGTTTAATGACCTTGTTATCAGTGATGGCTCTTCTCTGGAAGATCTTGTG GTCAAGAGCAATCTGAATCCAAATGCAAAGGAGTTTGTTCCTGGGGTGAAGTACTAA